The following are encoded together in the Acidimicrobiales bacterium genome:
- a CDS encoding ACP S-malonyltransferase produces MSYVVIFPGQGAATPGAGQVWKDHDAWATVTEAESILDRPLGRLLLDADADELATTRASQLAVLLGSLMAWDTLSDQLDERPVAFAGHSLGQITALIAAGAVDRSDGLRLAARRADVSQDSADARTGRMAALLGADVELAENACADVDAWVANDNAPGQVVIAGTPDGLEQAAERARELGARKVMPLAVGHAFHTPLLADAAEALTPLLDTVTFRTAATPVVTNTDAAPVTAPDAWPQLLRRHLVEPVRWTDCQLALVALGADTFVEVGPGRVLAGMAKRTVPDVRILNVTTPDDIADVAQQLAAAVPSR; encoded by the coding sequence GTGTCGTACGTCGTGATCTTCCCTGGCCAGGGAGCCGCCACTCCGGGCGCCGGCCAGGTGTGGAAGGACCACGACGCGTGGGCGACCGTGACCGAGGCCGAGTCGATCCTCGACCGGCCGCTCGGCCGCCTCCTCCTCGACGCCGATGCCGACGAGCTGGCGACCACCCGGGCCAGTCAGCTGGCCGTGCTCCTGGGCTCGCTCATGGCCTGGGACACGCTGTCGGACCAACTGGACGAACGACCCGTGGCCTTCGCCGGCCACTCGCTGGGGCAGATCACGGCGCTGATCGCCGCCGGTGCCGTCGACCGGAGCGACGGGCTCCGGCTCGCCGCCCGCCGCGCCGACGTGTCGCAGGACAGCGCCGACGCCCGGACGGGACGCATGGCGGCGCTGCTGGGCGCCGACGTGGAGCTGGCCGAGAACGCCTGCGCCGACGTCGATGCCTGGGTGGCCAACGACAACGCCCCCGGCCAGGTGGTGATCGCCGGCACGCCCGACGGTCTCGAGCAGGCCGCCGAGCGGGCGAGGGAGCTGGGTGCCCGCAAGGTGATGCCGCTGGCCGTGGGCCACGCGTTCCACACACCTCTGCTGGCCGACGCCGCCGAGGCGCTGACCCCCCTCCTCGACACCGTCACCTTCCGGACCGCCGCGACCCCCGTCGTCACCAACACCGACGCCGCGCCCGTCACGGCGCCGGACGCTTGGCCGCAGCTGCTGCGCCGGCACCTGGTCGAGCCGGTGCGCTGGACCGACTGCCAGCTCGCCCTGGTCGCCCTCGGCGCCGACACGTTCGTGGAGGTCGGCCCCGGCCGCGTCCTCGCCGGCATGGCGAAGCGCACGGTGCCCGACGTCCGGATCCTCAACGTCACCACCCCCGACGACATCGCCGACGTCGCCCAGCAGCTCGCCGCTGCCGTCCCGTCCCGATGA
- a CDS encoding transcriptional repressor encodes MSEPSADLHTIVTRRLRHVGQRFTSQRRSLVDVLAAAPSPLTLPQLLERSSGLAQSSAYRNLAVLERAGVAHRIVTTGDHACWELAEDLTEHHHHLICSGCGDVTDFTVPSEIERRLDTALTEVATGADFRALHHRLDLVGLCTRCR; translated from the coding sequence ATGAGCGAGCCCAGCGCTGACCTCCACACGATCGTGACCCGACGGCTGCGGCACGTCGGGCAGCGCTTCACGTCGCAACGCCGGTCCCTGGTCGACGTGCTGGCGGCGGCGCCGTCACCGCTGACCCTGCCCCAGCTGCTGGAGCGCTCGTCGGGCCTGGCGCAATCGTCGGCCTACCGCAACCTGGCCGTGCTGGAGCGCGCCGGGGTCGCCCACCGCATCGTCACCACCGGCGACCACGCCTGCTGGGAGCTGGCCGAGGACCTCACCGAGCACCACCACCACCTCATCTGCAGCGGCTGCGGCGACGTCACCGACTTCACGGTTCCCAGCGAGATCGAGCGCCGCCTCGACACCGCGCTGACCGAGGTCGCCACGGGTGCCGACTTCCGGGCACTGCACCACCGGCTCGACCTCGTCGGCCTCTGCACGCGCTGCCGTTAG